The following coding sequences lie in one Bacteroidota bacterium genomic window:
- a CDS encoding SUMF1/EgtB/PvdO family nonheme iron enzyme, translated as MVKHFRFFNVALLVVAIAILSSCSLFKKKEYSRTTNWKYNDPAYGGFEVSDVTDQPTGPGLIFIEGGTFVMGATQEDVMFDWDNFPRRVTIGSFYLDETEVSNLDYLEYLYWLKRVYGADYPQVHNKALPDTLVWRNRLAYNEPLVETYLRHPAFHQYPVVGVNWVQALDYCTWRTDRVNEMMLIQSGILDFDPDQKNENNFNTEAYLAGQYEGLVNKPLENMNPNSTGTRRAGIQDGIIFPKYRLPTEAEWEYAALGLIGNTLYERVVERRRYPWNGNYTRTDDRKYYGSFVANFKRGRGDYMGVAGNLNDGADIPAPIGSYWPNDYGLYNMGGNVSEWTMDVYRPLSLEDFADFNPYRGNIFKNPIRDFEGFLVEKDSLGRIRYEEVSTEEIAGRRNYNKANNINYKDGDGGTILTNDWKSQNEGPNTTSEMYEYGVTTLISDHARVYKGGSWKDPAYFLSPSIRRFLDENLSTDYIGFRCAMSRVGSPLPGK; from the coding sequence ATGGTTAAGCATTTCAGGTTCTTCAATGTCGCACTTCTTGTAGTGGCCATTGCTATCTTGTCATCCTGCTCTCTTTTCAAGAAAAAAGAGTACTCAAGAACTACCAACTGGAAATACAATGATCCGGCTTACGGTGGTTTTGAAGTGTCTGATGTTACAGATCAACCTACCGGTCCGGGACTTATTTTCATCGAAGGAGGTACCTTTGTGATGGGGGCCACCCAGGAAGACGTGATGTTCGACTGGGATAATTTCCCAAGAAGAGTTACCATCGGTTCATTTTATCTGGACGAAACGGAAGTCAGCAACCTCGATTACCTTGAATACCTTTACTGGTTAAAAAGGGTTTACGGTGCCGATTACCCGCAGGTTCACAATAAGGCCCTGCCCGATACACTGGTATGGAGAAACAGGCTCGCCTATAACGAACCATTGGTAGAGACCTATCTCCGCCATCCTGCATTCCATCAATACCCCGTTGTTGGAGTCAACTGGGTTCAGGCGCTGGATTACTGCACCTGGAGAACCGACAGGGTAAATGAGATGATGCTGATCCAGAGTGGCATCCTGGATTTTGACCCGGACCAGAAAAATGAAAATAACTTTAACACTGAAGCATATCTGGCAGGTCAATACGAAGGGCTTGTCAATAAACCCCTTGAGAACATGAATCCCAACAGCACCGGCACACGCCGTGCAGGTATTCAGGATGGTATTATTTTCCCCAAATACAGGCTTCCTACCGAAGCCGAATGGGAATATGCCGCCCTCGGACTTATCGGGAACACTTTGTATGAAAGGGTTGTTGAAAGAAGAAGATATCCATGGAACGGGAACTATACCCGTACCGACGACCGGAAATATTACGGCAGTTTTGTAGCCAACTTTAAAAGAGGTCGTGGCGACTATATGGGTGTTGCCGGAAACCTCAACGACGGAGCCGACATCCCCGCTCCTATCGGCTCCTACTGGCCCAATGATTATGGATTGTATAACATGGGTGGCAATGTCAGCGAATGGACCATGGACGTATACCGTCCACTCAGTCTTGAAGATTTCGCCGATTTTAACCCATATCGTGGGAATATCTTTAAAAATCCTATCCGCGATTTCGAAGGCTTCCTGGTTGAAAAAGACAGCCTGGGACGGATCCGTTACGAAGAAGTTTCTACAGAGGAGATTGCCGGTAGAAGAAATTACAACAAAGCGAACAATATTAACTATAAAGACGGTGATGGAGGTACCATCCTTACCAATGACTGGAAAAGCCAGAATGAGGGACCCAATACCACCAGTGAAATGTATGAATACGGGGTAACTACACTTATCAGTGACCATGCAAGGGTTTACAAGGGAGGTTCATGGAAAGATCCGGCATA
- a CDS encoding type IX secretion system membrane protein PorP/SprF, translated as MCKKIAIFLFTGILMVSPVVLTAQSQPDPHFSQFYGNPLYLNPALAGSNICPRLNFNYRNQWPSLSNSFVTYSASYDQYINKISGGIGVNVLADRAGDGLLNTYMINLMYSFRLQVSNHVFMNMALEGSYAQMNLNWNELEFGEQIDPQQGYNPAIGIPETPPDNNTISYPDFSAGIAISYKGSLYGGIAVHHLTQPSNSFYSNAESKLEMKYTVHGGAMIDLAGNDPYDEEFGNFSISPNFMYMQQGAFHELNIGMYATKYPFILGAWFRHNFENADAFIPMAGIEYRAFKFAYSYDITLSKLKSVTGGAHEITVGWQFNCLEKRRRIRAINCPRF; from the coding sequence ATGTGCAAAAAGATTGCCATATTTTTGTTTACTGGAATTTTAATGGTGTCTCCGGTTGTTTTAACAGCGCAATCGCAGCCTGATCCACATTTTTCCCAGTTTTATGGCAATCCCTTATATCTGAATCCTGCGTTGGCCGGGAGCAATATTTGTCCCAGGCTGAATTTCAATTACAGGAATCAGTGGCCTAGTCTTTCCAACAGTTTTGTCACATACAGCGCATCATACGATCAGTATATTAACAAAATTTCAGGGGGCATCGGTGTCAATGTGCTGGCCGACCGTGCCGGTGACGGGTTGCTGAACACATACATGATCAACCTCATGTATTCGTTTCGTTTACAGGTAAGCAACCATGTTTTCATGAACATGGCCCTGGAGGGCTCATACGCTCAGATGAACCTCAACTGGAATGAGCTGGAATTCGGGGAGCAGATAGATCCCCAGCAGGGATATAATCCGGCCATCGGAATACCGGAGACTCCTCCTGACAACAATACAATCAGTTATCCTGATTTTTCGGCAGGTATTGCTATCTCTTACAAAGGTAGTTTATATGGTGGCATAGCAGTTCATCACCTCACACAACCCAGCAATTCATTTTACAGCAATGCCGAAAGCAAACTGGAAATGAAATATACGGTGCACGGCGGTGCTATGATCGATCTTGCAGGAAATGATCCTTATGATGAAGAATTCGGAAATTTTTCGATTTCTCCTAATTTTATGTACATGCAACAAGGGGCATTCCATGAGTTGAATATAGGTATGTATGCGACCAAATACCCTTTCATACTGGGAGCCTGGTTCAGGCATAACTTTGAAAACGCAGATGCATTTATTCCGATGGCAGGAATAGAATACCGGGCATTCAAGTTCGCATACAGTTATGATATCACCCTTTCGAAGCTTAAAAGCGTAACCGGAGGGGCCCATGAAATTACTGTAGGCTGGCAATTTAATTGCCTTGAAAAAAGAAGACGTATCAGGGCAATAAATTGCCCCAGGTTTTAG